In Leptospira montravelensis, the DNA window ACTGATGTTTCAAGCAATTAAAACTCCAAACCGTCCCTTACTCTTTGTTTTCTTTTGTTTTCTTTCGCTTTCTCTCTTTGCGGCACCTGAAACAAGACAGAAAACCTGTTCCTTGTTAGAACCGGGTGTTCCGGCAGATTATTTCTTGTCTCGAGCCTTTCGAGAACAGGTGGACGGATTTCAATCGGCCCAAAGGCGAAAAAACGAGGATTCCAAACTCTCCTTTGAGCGCTCTGTTGCTTTTTTAGATTCTTACCATAGTTGCTTAAAGGAGGTGGGAAAGGAACCAAGTGCCCTCAGTGCGGAAACCCAAAGTTTAAATTACCTAGAACTGGGAAATATGGAAAAGGCTTGGGAATGGTCGGAGCTGGCAACGGGTAAATCCCCTGAGGTTACCAAAGATTTAGTTCTTTTACAAACGAGAATACGCATCCGTCAGGGAGAGTTGGCTAAGGCCTCCGAGGTTTTAGAATCTTCTCTCCATTTGTTTCCGAATGATCCTGACTTTTTATACTTACTTGGTAATATCAATTTTGAAAGAAAAAACTGGAATCATTCCATTTTGTATTATACAGCTCTTTCTTTTGTCATTGAGAGAAGGGATACACATTCCAAATACAAATTCCTAACCGCAAAAGCTTTAGGTGAACTCAATTATAAACTCGATTACCCTAAAATTTCCATCAAACGTTATAACGAATACACGAACGCCTATAAAAATGATATGGAAGTTCTATTTCGTTTGGCTCAAATTTATTTTGTGTTAGGTGATTTTAAACATTGCCGGATGTACCTCGAACAAATTCGCGAAAAAAATCCAAGAGACATTGATGCTTCCCATATGCTTGCAGAAATTTATTTTATGGATTCGCGGGACAGTGCTCCTATTTATTTTGCAACTTTGAAAAAAGAGAAAAAAATTCCGAAAGATGGAATCATCTTTTTTCTCTATCAATTAATTTCTGGTTCTAATGAAGGATTGGAAACTAAATTAAAAACTTATATCCAAGAAAATCCAGGGAGACTTTCTCCGAGGATTGCACTTTTGGAACTTGCAGAAAAAGAAAAAAATCCTGATTACCAAACTCTCAATGCAGAAACGGCACAGTATGCTTTTGAGTATAGGCAGTATTATACGGCAGAAAAAATTCTACGTAAGGGACTATCAGAAATAAACACAAAAGAAAATTTGGACGAAGAAAAGTCATTGTTTTTTGAAAAAATTTCTTCCTGCCAAGAAATGTTGGGACAGTGGAATCATGCAGTGATGTCCACGAAAGAAGCATTACGATTAACCAAGGAAACGGAAAAAACATTACGTTTGCGTTTTCGTTTGGCTTATCTCTACCTCCAGGGAAATTTAAAAAAAGAATCTCTTTCTGTTTCGGTTTTATCGGAAACATTAAAAGAAAATCCAACGCCTACTCATTATTATCTAAGAGGTCTTGCGTATTTTCAGTTGGAAAAATACAAAGAAAGTGTGAAAGATTTTTCAGAAGCCATCAAACTAGATTCTAAAAATTATAACTATTATTTTTATCGCGCCTCTGCTTTCGATAAATTAAAACAATTTAGCGATACGGAGTCCGACTTAAAAACCACAATTGCTTTAAATCCCAATGCATCCAATGCTATGAATTACCTGGGATATCTGTATGCTGAAAAAGATATGAACCCAGAGGAAGCAAACCAACTTCTAAACCAAGCCATTTCTTTGGAACCAGATAATCCAGCTTACCAAGATAGTTTAGGTTGGGTTATGTATAGAAAAAAGGATTATAATCGTGCTTTACTTCATTTGAATTTTGCAACTTCCCTTGCTTTGGAAAGAGGGTTTGAAGACCCAGTGATTTATGAACATTTAGGTGATGTATACTTGGCAAAAAATGATCCAGTCAATGCTTTGCAGTTTTTTAAATTGTCAGAATCTAAAATAAAGTCAGTTCCCAATAAAGATCTCATAGCAAAAATTAAAAAAGTGCAAAAGGAAATTTCAGAATGAAAGGAAAGACCATCCTTCTTAGTGTTTCATTATTAATCATTTCTTGTCAGTCAGCGGAAGTGGAAGATCCCAATTTTATTGGCCGAGACAAAGAAAAATACATTTCTGCAAAAGAAAAAGAATCCAAAACTTTACTCAAAGAAATTTTAGAAAAACAAACTGATTTTCCTAGTTTTAAATCTGATTTTAGTATGCAAATCCAAACCTTTGTTCCGAAAAAAGACAATGTTTACTTGGATGGAAAACTATATTTCTCAAAAGAATCTAAACAGGTCAAAATCCAATTGATGGATAGTTTTTTTGGAATGATTTTTACAGAGCTCATTGCCGATCCAAACCAAATCCAAATCAAACCAACCAGTACAAAAGAAATCCAAACACTTCCAATGGGTGATATCCTTATCCAAGACCCAAATACTGGCAAAAAATTTGCCATTCCCTTTCCAGTCATTTATGAATATCTCACTGGGACTTATGTTGGAGAAATCCAAAATCCAAAAGCTAAATTTTACACAAAAGAGGCTCGTATCATTCTCTCTAAACCAGATGGCGAATACGAATATTTTTTTAAAGATGGAAATTTAGATCGTTTGGAACTTTCTAGCACTAAACGTGGGTTAAAGGCCATTGCCATTGTAAAAACAAAACCAGATCAAATCCATCCCCCAAAAGAAATTACTACTAAGGTCATTAGTTTAGATACAGAAAAGGAAAATGTTCTGATCCTTATCAAACTAAAAAAATCACAAATGGTAGAACCTCCGATAAATACGTTTCGATTTTAGTTATTTAACTTTAGTTTCTAAATGAACCTATTTCGAATTGGTTATTCCATTGTTTTTGTTTTGCCATTTTTATTATTTGCGGCAGACCTTCCTGAATCGGCTGAATCGAAACTAGAATTACCAATATCTGATTTATATCGTTTCCAAACAGAATCTGGAGAAACGATCCAATATGCCAAATCTACTAAACTTTGGTTTGGTGGGGATGTGATGTTCAATTGGGGAGTTCGTGATTCTATGCGAAGTGAGGATCCATATTTTCCATTTCGTAGTTTTATTAGTTACCTAAAGAATTTTGATTTTCGATTTCTCAATTTAGAAACTCCTATCCTCCACAAAACACCTACGGCCGACCAAAGGAAGTCCTATGTTTTTTTTGGAGAAAAAAAAGATTTAACCGTTCTGCAACTTTTGGGAATCGATGGGGTTTTTCTTGGAAATAATCATACAATGGACTTTGGTGAAAACGGGTTATCTGATACCTTAGACTTGTTAGATGAATTTGGAATCCGTCATACAGGAGCTGGGAAAAATACCGATGAGGCTTTGGTTCCCATTACGGTTTCCAAACAAAATACAGAGTATCGGATTTTTTCTTTTTCTGATACAGGGGAAACTCGGTTGTTTTCGGGAATCAAATCTCCGGGGGCAGCATACTTTCGAGTGGGAGTGGCAGAAAGACTCATTAAAAAAACAAAACCAAACCAAGTCAACATTCTCTCGGTGCATTGGGGTGT includes these proteins:
- a CDS encoding CapA family protein — its product is MNLFRIGYSIVFVLPFLLFAADLPESAESKLELPISDLYRFQTESGETIQYAKSTKLWFGGDVMFNWGVRDSMRSEDPYFPFRSFISYLKNFDFRFLNLETPILHKTPTADQRKSYVFFGEKKDLTVLQLLGIDGVFLGNNHTMDFGENGLSDTLDLLDEFGIRHTGAGKNTDEALVPITVSKQNTEYRIFSFSDTGETRLFSGIKSPGAAYFRVGVAERLIKKTKPNQVNILSVHWGVEYNPFPMDTERNAAKYLVNAGYRVILGHHPHVPQGIEVFPKGVVIYSLGNFLFGSKNQYLKHNISVVLHFDADKLLFVEVVPVFGKHQSLSGDHYFFPLGPKEAESFLKEYAVLCKQLGTDLVISGGRGYVFLDKELKAKLKP
- a CDS encoding tetratricopeptide repeat protein gives rise to the protein MFQAIKTPNRPLLFVFFCFLSLSLFAAPETRQKTCSLLEPGVPADYFLSRAFREQVDGFQSAQRRKNEDSKLSFERSVAFLDSYHSCLKEVGKEPSALSAETQSLNYLELGNMEKAWEWSELATGKSPEVTKDLVLLQTRIRIRQGELAKASEVLESSLHLFPNDPDFLYLLGNINFERKNWNHSILYYTALSFVIERRDTHSKYKFLTAKALGELNYKLDYPKISIKRYNEYTNAYKNDMEVLFRLAQIYFVLGDFKHCRMYLEQIREKNPRDIDASHMLAEIYFMDSRDSAPIYFATLKKEKKIPKDGIIFFLYQLISGSNEGLETKLKTYIQENPGRLSPRIALLELAEKEKNPDYQTLNAETAQYAFEYRQYYTAEKILRKGLSEINTKENLDEEKSLFFEKISSCQEMLGQWNHAVMSTKEALRLTKETEKTLRLRFRLAYLYLQGNLKKESLSVSVLSETLKENPTPTHYYLRGLAYFQLEKYKESVKDFSEAIKLDSKNYNYYFYRASAFDKLKQFSDTESDLKTTIALNPNASNAMNYLGYLYAEKDMNPEEANQLLNQAISLEPDNPAYQDSLGWVMYRKKDYNRALLHLNFATSLALERGFEDPVIYEHLGDVYLAKNDPVNALQFFKLSESKIKSVPNKDLIAKIKKVQKEISE